DNA from Spirosoma oryzicola:
GGAACGGTTGTTCAGCGCTTGGTGGATGGGTTTTGAAACACTGACGGATCGTCAACTCGAAGAGATAACAGCGTTGATTGATCTGGAAACGAAAGAGAGCCTTGCTGACCAACCGACCGACCATATTCTCTTGCGGACGCTAAAAGTTTTTTACGAAAGCAACCGCTATAATTAAGCGTTTTTAAACCCACAGATTAAAAATTCTGTTTAGCGAACAGTAAACTGTTCCGTTAGTATTTTAGAAATGGATTATTGCATTACTTACTTCAGCACCGCCGTCGAATCGACCACTGAGCACGACATAATGGATATCGTCGAGTTCAGTCGAATCAAAAACGCCCGATTAGGGGTTACGGGCGTGCTGCTTTATGTTAAGGGTAACATTGTGCAAGTGCTGGAGGGTGAGCAGCCACTCGTGGAAGAATTGTATAACAGCATCCGCAAAGATCCTCGGCATACAGATGTTAGAACAGTTATTAGCCAGCCTATATCCCAACGGTTATTTAGTCATTGGTACATGGGTTATGAAACGGTGACTACTCAGCAATATGAGGAGGTGGAGGGTATTATTTCGACTGATAACCAAGACAATAAGTCTTTCGATCCCAACCAGCCGGTTATTCTTCGCATGCTCCAGCGCTTTTTTGAACTTACTCATCGTCCCTGAAAAACAAATGGTTTAAGACAACGACTGTGTGGATTCGAGTAGTGGCTGATGATCAACAAATTTTATTGACACAAAGAAAACCGATCCATTAAACGTTTCGTTGGTAAGCGACAAGCTGTGCCTTTTATGATGGATCAATCATCTTACTTCCCTTTCTTGCCCAATAGCCAAGCCGAACAGGAGCGCCTGCGGTATGCCATTCAGGCAGCTCAGGTAGGCACGTGGCATTTTGATATCAGTCAACAGCAGGTATGGTGGGATAAGCGTTGTCAGGAATTATTCGGCTCTCAAGAAAGTGGTGTTATTGCCTATCGTCAGCTTCTTGAGCTGGTCTATGAAGAAGACCGTCAGCGTTTTAGTGAAGCTATCAAAGTAGCTTTTGATCCTTCGTCAGCAGGCTACTACGATGTTCAGTTTCGTACGGTTGGCACCCAAGACGGTCAGCCGCATTGGTTGCACTGTCAAGGGCGGGCTTATGTAGATGTTTTAGGAGCTGCCTATCGACTCTCAGGGGTTGCTCGCGACATTACCGTTCAGGTACATACACAGCAGCAACTCGAAGCCAGTAAAGCCCGCTTTCGGAGTATAGTCCTTAATTCTCCCACGCCTACAGTTCTTTTTGTCGGTCGAGACATGGTGATTGACACGGTCAACATGCCTATGCTTCAGATATGGGGTAAGGATGAGTCCGTAATGGGTCAATCGCTTTACCAGGCGGTGCCCGAACTGGCCAGCCAGCCATTGCTGGAGCAATTACAGCGGGTCTACGATAGGGGAGAAGCTTATAAAAATACCAAGGGTAAGGCAAAAGTCGTTGTTGACGAGCAGTGGCAACAGTCCTGGTTCAACTTTTCCTATAATCCGGTATATACGGAGGAAGGGACTATCTTCGGTTTTATACACACAGCTACTGATGTAACGAGGGAGGTCCTGGCTCTTCAGCAATTACAGCGCAGCGAAGTTCGCTTTCGTAGCTTAATTGAGGAAGCGCCGGTTGCTACCTGCCTCCTGGTAGGCCGCGAGTTTAAAATAGAAGTGGCTAATGAGTTCATATCCGCTATTTTTAGTGGACAAAAAGAGTTGATTGGCCAGCCTCTGGTCGATGCTCTACCGGAGCTTCGGAATCAGCCGTTATTAGCCATTTTAGGTAAAGTTTTCGATACCGGGGAAACGTATTCAACGCAGGGTGCACGAGCCGATTTTTTTGTTGACGGTGCACCCCGAACAAATTACGTTGATTGCACGGCCAAGCCCCTGTTCAATGAGCAGGGAGAGGTATATGCAATCCTGGTAATGGCCACTGATGTTACGAAGCAGGTACTTGCTCAGCAGGTAATTCAACGTAGTGAAGAGCAAAAAACGTTCTTATTGCAACTGACGGACCAGCTTCGCAGTCTCACCAGCCCGTCGGAAGTGTACTATCAGGCTGCTTGTTTGCTTGGACCATACCTTGGCGTTGACCGTATCGGGTATGCTCAAGAAAAGAATGACAGGCAATCTGTTCTGATAATGCCTAACTACACAAACGGAGTTGATGATTGGCAGGGTGAACAAAGCTTTGCCGACTATGGACCGCTGCTGGCTGGCTTTGATGACAACCGTATTATAGTTCGTCCTGATGTTGCCAATGATCCAACGCTTGGTGAACAACAAAAAGAAGCCCATCGATTACGGCAATTGGGTTCGACGCTTAACAAGCCATTGGTATTAAAAGATGGATCTGTCACTATTTTGTTCATCCATTATCGTCAGGCGCGTTATTGGACCGCTGATGAGTTAATGCTCGTAGATGACGTTAGTGCTCGTCTGGTTATCGCAGTCGAACGCGCCAAAGCCGAGCAGGCTCTACGCGAAAGCGAACTGAAATATCGTCTTTTATCCGAGCAGCTGGAGCAGCGCGTATCTGATCGAACTCAGGAACTGGTTCAGGCGAATCAGGACCTTAAGCGTTCTAACGATAACTTACAACAATTTGCTTACGTAGCTAGTCATGACCTGCAAGAACCTCTTCGTAAGATTCAGTCCTTCAGTAGCTTATTAAGTGGACAGCTAGAAGGACCGTCAAACGAGACGGCTCAGAGCCATTTGTTGCGTATTTCTTCAGCTGGCGCTCGCATGTCCACATTGATCAAAGATTTGTTAGCCTACTCTCGCATCTCGACGCGTCAGCAAGTCTTTGGTCCCGTTTCCCTGACAGGAATCATTACAGAGGTACTTAGTCTGCTCGACTGGCAAATTGAGCAAAGTGACGCTCAGATCAAAGTCGATGAAATGCCCGTTATAAAGGGCGACGAAACACAGTTAACTCAGTTGTTTCAAAATTTGCTAGCCAATGCGCTTAAATTCGTAGCCCCCGGAAAAAAGCCGCAGGTGCATGTTCAGTATTTCTTATGCCCACAAAAGGAATTGCCGGCTGTGGTGCAACCGAGTATACAAACATCACATTACCACCAGATCAACGTCATTGATCAAGGCGTGGGCTTTGATATTAAGTATCTGGACCGCATTTTTCAGGTGTTTCAGCGGCTTCATAGCATGAGCGAGTTCTCTGGTACAGGGGTAGGGTTGGCAATCTGCCAACGTGTGGTGGAAAATCACGGAGGTGGAATTACCGCTAGTAGCGAGCCTGGACAAGGGTCAACGTTTAGCGTTTACTTGCCTGTATAAATCGGAGCAGTAATGCAAATACGGCATTACATTATAAATGGAGTTACTAAGTCTCACGCAAATACAAGGTAGTGATTCCTTGCCGTAGCTGGATTGGAAATGTATCTAACTCCCGGTCGACTATCTTATGATCGTGCGGTACGGGTTCACTAATGTATTCTGGATCGATGAATATTATATTTAGTCGCTCATGTACTTGGTGGCCAGGGCGTTCCGTGTGTTTAAGCAAATGCTCACTACTGGTAGTGGTTTTCATCGAAGCAAGATCATCAAAGTATCGGTACGTACAGTACCAATAGTAATACTTATGATGGTAATTCGAAAAGCAGGCCTGATAAGCATCAGGACGTTGACGGATTGTGCGTAAAATCTCGTCTGAACGCTGTAAATCTTTCTGTTCGTTGTAGCTAAGCTGTTGAAAAAGAGTACGGTTTAACAACTCATCACGGTAGTTTTTGATATGCTGTACTACCTGAATATGACTGACGGTACGCTCAATAGTATACTTATGTTTGTAAAAAAACGAAAGAGAAATAGCTGGTTTGTCATAGTTAACTAGTTTAAGGTTCTTAAAAGGTCTGCCGGGTCTATGGTAAGGCTTGTACTCTTTCATAAATTGCATTGGAATGAAATAGTACTCAAGCTGTTGATCGGCAGGCGGAATGTTACTAATCTGATTGACAAGTGGTGAAAGCTGTATAGCCTGATTTTTTAGTAAGGGCCGAATCGCTTGAATAGGCGCTTGTTCCTCTCGTTTAGTTGGTTTGTTAGCCATACGAATACCATGTATTATTTACTACAAAAGTAAATGATGTACAGAAATTAAAAAAGGATAGACCTGTTTGCTAAAAATAATTATTCACGCATTATTTTAAATAGCACAAACTTATCTTTAGCAAATAGGTCTATCAGCAAAAACGGGAGATTTCTAGTAGATGTCTTTACTTGTAAATCTGTTTGGATGCAGACAGTTTGACCAATAGGAAACAATTGATTGCAATTGACTTCGCAATTGCTCAATATTTGACTGTTTTTCAAAAAAGCCTTGAATTGTCAACTCATAGGCTTCTTCAACCAAATGTCGGTAAACCGGGTGAGTAAAGAAGATGAAAGGAATGGCCCGTTTACGTAATTCAGGATCTTCCTCTATCTGCCGACGTAATTCCAACCCACTCATCACCTTCATACTTACTTCGGAAATGATTAGAAAGGGACGCTGATCACTGGTTCTTAAGTAATCAATAGCTGACTGGCCATTATCAAAAAATAGTATAGGATTGTTAGGAGCAAGCTGTTCTAAGATAGGCTTGAAATACACTTGATCATCCTCGTCATCATCGATAAAGATAATTGGACCCGTTTTTTCCACTGTTGACTAAAATTATGGTTGTATCTTAGTATCAACCTATAATTGTTTAGAATAGTTAGAAAAAAGCAAAGCCTTTATTGATAAGTGGGAAAAGTAGCTGGAAATAACTGATCTATTGTGATACTTTAATCGACCTGTCTTTATAAAAGCGATTCTAAGTTTTACATAAATAATAAGCCAGCCCTCAAGCGAAGACTGGCTTACCTCCACTAAACAATTTATTCAACAGGTTGCAATATTACTTACAGATGAGTCAGTAATGAAATCGAACAATAGATTGAACTGATTTTAGGTGTATACAATAACAATACAGTTCACATTGTAAGTGAAATAGGTTTGACAAATTATGGTCGAGAAACCAGGTTTTGGAGTACGCTCATTTTTGTACTGCTTTGCTGCAACCTGGTTTACTTAAACAGGAGGGCCCATTACACTGATAGCCAACAATGTCGTTCATTCAATTAGAACAATCTGAAAATAATGTGGGTATCAATCTAATCCGGAAATTGCGTGAGCAGACGGATCCGAATAAGCGTACCCCGTTCTGGAATACTTTCAATTTCCATGCTGGCGTTCAATAGGTCACAAAGTCGTTTGGTGATTTGTAAACCTATACCTTCTCCTTTACCTAAGGGCAGGGTTTCGATTGTATGTTCCAGGTTCGGCTTCGCTGATACAGGTTGCCCTTCGTCCAAAGAAAGTACACTCGTTTCTTCGACAGTTGGCTTGAGCTGTTGGTGAAATAATTCCATTAGGCCGGCTGGTAAACCCGGCCCTGAATCGTGAACGCTAAAGACCCACCGCCAATCGTTTTCAGTTGACCACGATACGGAGACAATCGCTAAACGCTCCGGCGTTGATAGTGTGTATTTTAAGGCGTTAATCACTAAGTTTTGCGCGATCCGGTACACTTTTTCCCGGTCCGTTTTTACCTGTAAGTTGGCGGGTCCGTCTGCACGCAAAATAATACCGCGCTCTTTAGCCATGTCCTGCGCTGTGCTTACTAACTCTGTTAAGAGCTGAGCAGCATCAAACTCTTCGATTTTAAGCGGTTCCTGACCAGCTTCCAGCCGGGCAAGGTCAATCAGGTCTGTTAGCGACGATTGAACATTGCTCAGGTTTCGGTTCAGCATTTCTGTAAACCGTTTACGTTCTTCCTCGGTCAGTTCGTCCATGTTGAGAACTTGAGCTGCTCCACTAATCAGGCCCAGACCGGAGCGAAGGTCGTGAGACGACGTTCGCAGCAATTCCGTTCGTTGACGCGAAAGTTCCTCCATCTCCTGCAACGCTTTCTGTAAACTAGTGGCTCGGTTAGCTGCTTCCAGGCGCTGAAGTTCGTCAAGTTTAGTAATGCTCTCACCAACGGTTTGATTGATAAACACCATAATGTGCTGCTGTATCAACAAAATGGTATCGGGATCAGTATTGGGGAACAACTGCCGAAAAAGCCTTAATTCCTCGAATAAACTCATCGATAAATGATGAAACTCGCGTAATAAATCGGGTAGGTGGTGCGACTTTTGCCAGCGGTGTAACCCGTGCGACTGAGCCGCAGCGGCTAAATCCAATTGAGGTTTGATGCCTCTCAGTTGCTGCTCCAGGATGTCAAGAATAGCAGGCATGAGGTTGTTGAACTCCTCCCTGCTCAGGAGCGCTATTTTGGAAAGTCTAGGATCAGTTTGTGCGGTTGAACGCCAATTGTTCAATATGGCCTCACGACGGCTGAAGAGAAAGGCAATCAACTGATCAACAGTTTGAGGAGAGCTAAAAGGAGGTAAACTCATAAACGGATAGAGAGAAAGTGTACCAGACCCTTTACGGACTGATCGTTTCAGTAAATAAGAGCCGTCAACCAGTTCTATTGCTGATTTTACCGGAACGATCAGTCCGAGGTGGATTCTTCGTTGCTGCCTGGTGCTAGCTTTGTTCCTGACACCGTTTTGGTACCCATTTCTGCTGAGCCCGCCTGATCATCTGTATCGTTGTCGAAGCCCGCATCGTCTTCCACATCAGCGCCTACGCCCAAATCATCACTTGTCTCTACATCATCTCCCGTCCGGTCTGACGAGCCTGCATTGGCTACACTTGCGGCACCATTCGTAGTGGGAAAATACATTCTGATTTGCTTTTCCATTTGCTTAACCTTTATGTCTAAACTACGGGGCTGAACGGATAGCGATTCCAGTAGCCGAAAATTAGCATTTGGTTTTAAGCAGGGCGGCTACGTTAATGACTTCACTCGAAAACGTAACGGTCGAATTAAGTTTTCGACAATAAGACACAGGCCGGAACAAAGAATAATCCTTCATTCCGGCCTGTGTCACTGGGTCTATGTTTGTTAGCTGACGATAAAATTGACGGCCTGCTTCAGCGTCCGTTCGTTATGCGTCTCCGGATCTGTATAAGATCGCTCGCCAACCTCGATGGTCAATTCTTTACCGATCAGTTGTTTCGTATCCAGCTCTTTTCCTTCTTCCACCTGAATACCTACTGCTTCAAACAAACCGATGATGGCGGGCATACCGGCGGCTGACTGATAAAATCGGTGTGAAATATAACCGTCTTCGTTCTCGAATCGAACAGCGAAAAAGGGAATTTGCTTATGTTCGCTGGAACCTTCTTCGATGTCTGTGATACTTACGTTCTGCTGACCGTCGGTCAGTAATGATTTAGCTTGTCCTTTTTCTACGGCAATTTTCATAGCGTTGTTTGTATTTCATGTGTAATATACAACACTCTGAAAGTTCATTTGTTTTGGCTGGGAGGTATTTTTTGGCCTCTATTTCACTCTAAATAACAATCACGGCAGCGCCTTACTATGTCTATATGTTTTACTTGTACTATATTTGTGTCTGTAGTGAGATCGGGTATGCCCGCTCGGTTCATAAAACCGACACCATAGATTGTATTCAGGTTTGAACGATTTATTGCAACCTATTATCCATTTCTAGATACCATGTCTTATTGTAGCGCCATTGAATCCATGTCGGCCGAAAAAAAGGCTTTACATAAAGCCTACCACGATCATTTGTATGGTTTCCCGATTGACGATGACAACGAATTGTTCGGCAGGTTGATCCTGGAAATTAATCAGGCTGGTCTTAGTTGGGAAACCATCTTAAAGAAGGAAGCTGGTTTCAGGAAAGCGTATGACAATTTTGACATTGCTACAGTGGCTGCCTATTCCGAAGAGGACCGGGCGCGCCTAATGGCTGATGCAGGAATAATCCGTAATCGGTTGAAAATTAACGCTGCTATTGACAATGCAATAACGATACAACGATTGCAACACGAGTATGGCTCCTTCAAAAACTGGCTAGATTTTCAGCATCCCAGAACCAAAGAAGAATGGGTGAAGCTGTTTAAGAAAACGTTCCGGTTTACTGGTGGTGAAATCGTCAATGAGTTTTTACAGAGTACTGGCTATCTGCCAGGGGCTCACGAGCTAATCTGTGCAATCTATAGTAAAGTACTGGAAGCAAAGCCTCGCTGGAGCCAGTATTGAGAGTGTAACTTTTGCGGTCAACGCAACTGTATTCCAAATCGAACAAGCGGAGGTGTCGAACCGGGCTGTACCCTCGATACCGTAACCAACCAAGTGGCTCTTACAGAGCTGGTGCCTCTTTCTCGTTACTGCCCGAATCCATATTGGGCCGGTTTTATTATCCTTCCTGCACTTCTTTTATTTCTTCCTGAACAACTCTGATCTGTACTGTCACAGCATCCTCATATCCGTGTCCGTCTGTATGTGCTTGTCTCTTCTAAAATCGCCTTAATTCAAGTTCAAAGTATAGTCTGCTGGTCAACCATTTGGCCGGGCTTTTATAAGTGAGGCAAAAAAAAATTGGTTTAACCGAGACATCCATAAAACCTTCAAACGCGGCTCTAATGAGCCAAAATCTACTTTCTTAGACACAAGAATGACAAGCTGAATCGAGCTGCTCTTAACAATCCGACGCTTTACTAAGTTGAAAATATAGATTAAAACCAGATTAAAATCTAATTAAGCAACCATGGAAAGCACAGTTGACACGATCAAAATTGATCTACAGACCGTAGGGTTTGACAGCAGTCCTCAGTTGGCGGAGCAGGTTAAAAGCGAACTTAACCGATTGTTACGGTTTAGAAAAGACATAGTAGCCGCTGATTTTTACCTTAGTGAAGACGGTTCTAATCCACAAACTAATAAGCTGGTTCGCTGGCGGCTGGGTGTACCGGGTAATGATCTTTTTGCCGAAGCCCGAACCGCATCCTGGTCGAGCAGTCTGCGTGAAGCTGGTGAAAAGTTACGTCGTCAGTTCGTCGATTAACCGCGTGTATTACCCGGTCTGCCGCTCTATTGGTTTTTGCTGAAAGGCGGAATGGGTATGCCGAAACGTTCACTTCTTTTTTTACTAACCGCTGTAATCATGACTCTTTTTGATATTGATCAATTCAACCAGCTAGCCCAAAAACAGGCTAACCTGTGCGTATCTATTTACACCCCTACTGATCGCCAGTCAACGGACGGGTACCAAGCCAATAAGATTAATTTCAAGAATGCTTTGACCGAAGCTCGTACGCAACTGACGGATCAGTATGGCCTGTCTGCGGCAGCGGCTGAGACATTTCTGGCTGAAGGTGTTCAGTTGCTCGGCGATCAGGAGTTCTGGATGCGCTCGTCCGATATGCTGGCTTATTTTATCCTTGATGGCGAAGGCACAGCTATCAAACTGCCCCTGCCGATTGAGTCGCAAGGTTGCTGGGTAGGGAGCCGCCCCTATTTGCTGCCGCTTATCCCGGAGTTGAATGACGACGGTCATTTTTATCTGCTGGCGCTCAACTTAAAGGAAGTTTCTTTATTCGAAATCAACCGCTCGGCTATTCAGCTCATCGAGTTGCCAGACGATTTGTCGACTTCCTACACCGAAGAAATTGAGGATGCCGATAATCAGAAAGCCTTACAGCATCGAAGCGGTTTCGGAGAAGCCGGCGCGATGTTCCACGGGCAGGGCAGTGGTTCGGGCGAAGACCGTAAAGTAGCCATTTTACAGTACTACCACCGGTTAAGTGCGGATATCGATACGTTGCTTAACCGAAATCCGTTGCCGTTGCTTCTGGCGGGTGTCGACTATCTGATTCCTATTTACAAACAGGTGAGCAAGTACGCGCACATCGTGGAGCCTCATTTAATTGGTAGCTATTCAGCAGATGACATGCTTGCGCTTGCCGCCGAAGCCTGGGATTTGATGGAACCTCATTTCTCGCAGGATAGGCTTGCGCGCAAGGAAGAGTATGGGCTCTTTACTTCTAGAGGCCAGGGCGATAGCGATACCGAAACCGTTATTCTGACGGCTCTCAGCGGTGGTGTTGATACGTTGTTTGTTCAGACGGGCCAAGACGTGTGGGGAACGTACGATTCCGACGCCTTTACGCTGCAAATTGACGAATCGCCAACTTCTCAGAATTACTCGCTGATCAACGAGGCAGCCAAAAAGACAAAAGAATATGGTGGCCGGGTTTATCTGGTCGACTCGGAATCAATGCCAGCCGCTGGTTCTGTTGTTGCGGGCATTTTCCGTTATCCATTGACGGAAGTGTCTCAAGAAAACGAATCAGCGGCTAACTAAATATCCTTTCCAGGTGATCGATTGTTAACAAAGGTATAGTTGACAATCGATCACTTCTTTGCTTTTTATGGATAAGTACTCATCGCCCTCGGATAATGGTCTGTTCGGCCAACGCGTCTCTATTGCCGTCGGTATCACAATTTTGTTTGCAGCGCTCGTTAGCTTGTTTATCGTTAGCTTCGACGTTTTTTTGCTCCTTATCGCGGCTCTACTGGTAGCCCTTCCTCTGCGGGCAGCGGCTCGCAAGCTGCACGAGACAATTGGTCTGAAAGAAGGGCTTAGCCTGATTCTGGTTATCCTGGGTGTGCTGGCTTTGCTGAGCGGAATGGTCTGGTTATTAGCCGCCCGAATCAGCGAGCAGATTGTTCAGTTTAAGCAACAGGCTCCGCAGGCTTTGGAAGCCGTTCGCAATCAACTGGAATCCTCCAGCCTGGGTCAGCAGCTACTGAGCAATATTCCGTCGGTTGAAGAGATTCAACAAAATAGCGCAAAGTTGATGGCACAGGCGTCGGGCATTTTGTCCGGTACATTCGGTGCGCTAAGCAATATCTACGTGGTGTTATTCATGGCTGCGTTTATTGTCGTTGATCCTAAGCTATACCGAGATGGAATTATTCTGTTGGTACCGAAAGCCGGGAGAAAACGAACGGCCGAAATCCTGGATACGCTGAACCATACACTCGTTAGCTGGCTTCTGGGTCAGCTTTTTTCAATGGCTGTTGTCGGCATCCTGACGGCAATCGGTCTGTGGGCACTGGGCGTTCGACTGGCGGGAGTACTGGCTCTATTTGCCGGACTGATTTCGTTTATTCCGAATCTGGGACCAATTATTGCTCTATTTCCGGCGCTGCTGCTGGCTTCTCTCGACGGTATGGATCAAGTACTTTACGTGTTGATTTTATACCTTTCTGTTCAGACAATTGAGAGTAGTGTAGCCACGCCACTGGTTCAGAAAAAGATGATCAACATGCCGCCCGCTTTGGTATTTGGCTCTCAGCTGGTAATTGGCGCATTCGGTGGTTTGCTGGGACTAACCCTGGCAACGCCTATTATGGCAATGATCATGGTAATTGTTAAGATGGTCTACGTGCAGGATATTCTTGACGACGATTCGGTACAGGTAGCGCCCTGATTAGCCCTTGCAGCAGCCATTGAGCCACAACCATAGTAGTTCGCATGCATGACACTGCTTTTAACAAAGGGGTAATCTTTACTAGTACCAATTGGTCATGCTCATTGTCGCTTGTGTTTTGTCCATCATCTTCGGGTCGCTTGGTTTTATCGTTACCAAAAGCAACGCGCAATACATTCTGGCGGGTTATAACACGATGTCGGAGCAGGATCGGCAAGCCGTATCCATTGATGCTTACCTGAAATTTTTCAAACGATTTCACCTTACGCTGGCGCTATCGTTGCTGGGCGGTGTCTGGCTGCTTAGTTTGAAAAATAACAATTGGGCCAGCTTATTTATGACCGTTTATCCGCTGGTCGCTTATCTGTATTTTTTAATCCGGGGAACATCGTTCTACCAAGGGCCTACCCAGCAGAAAGTAGGGTCTTATCTGACGGTGGGCCTACTGGTCCTTGTGATCGTCGTGCTGATTATTAGTAGCCTCAAGGATCTTAAAAGCAGTGAGCTAATTCTAAACAGGCAAACGTTGGAAATAGCGGGTTCTTACGGATTCGTGTTGAACCGGCACGACGTTTACAAACAGAAACTGGTCAATCAACTCCCTCCGATTGCTTATAAAGCAAATGGCTTCGCGGCAGGTGATTATGCAAAAGGGCGTTTCAAGACGAAAGACGGACGAGCAGTCTGGTTGTTTGTCAATAAACAGGCAAGCCCCTTTTTGCTGATCACGAGTGCGAAAGGCGATATTTACTATAACCACGACAAAACAAGCGTGCGCGTGTTGAGTCAACAGTTGGCGCGGTGGCTCGAAGCCCAATAAGGCTGTTTTGTAATACTGTCTGTGTCTAAATTTACCCCATCTGAACAACTCCAGCGAGAATTGGTATAGTGAATGAACCACCTTGAAAAGACGCTTTCGCCGTCAGGCAAGACGGTGGTTGGTTCACTCTGCTGTATATGAAACAAACGCTCTACCTTCTGTTGCTTTTCCTACTAGCTTCTTCGTGCGCAAGCATCCGGCAGCGCGACGATACAACGCAGCTTAATCAGGTTTTTCAGATACCGCGTTATCAGGATTTGTACGCACATACGCAAAAAGGAAGCGTACAAACGAAGCGGCTGCACCGGCCTGCCAAAGCGGGTCTTTATCAAAAACACGACACCTTGTTCGTTGAATTTCTGGCCGAAACACTGCTCGAATCCGACAGCGATCCAAAGACCATCGATCAATCCGATTCGTCCGCGATTTTCTTTTTACATTACAATCCAACCCTAAACAAAATTGAAGAAAAAAGCCCCTGGTTTCGCTATCAGACTACGGCCCTGGATATAGACTTATTTACCATGCCTTTCAAATACCGATTTAGTACGGCGAATCAACCGGGCCAGTTGGAGGACAAACTAAACGTAGGCGTTTATATGGGCGGGCGGTACGATCTGGGGCGCTACCGAACGATTTATTTTCGAAAGAATCAC
Protein-coding regions in this window:
- a CDS encoding BLUF domain-containing protein; protein product: MDYCITYFSTAVESTTEHDIMDIVEFSRIKNARLGVTGVLLYVKGNIVQVLEGEQPLVEELYNSIRKDPRHTDVRTVISQPISQRLFSHWYMGYETVTTQQYEEVEGIISTDNQDNKSFDPNQPVILRMLQRFFELTHRP
- a CDS encoding PAS domain-containing sensor histidine kinase; translation: MMDQSSYFPFLPNSQAEQERLRYAIQAAQVGTWHFDISQQQVWWDKRCQELFGSQESGVIAYRQLLELVYEEDRQRFSEAIKVAFDPSSAGYYDVQFRTVGTQDGQPHWLHCQGRAYVDVLGAAYRLSGVARDITVQVHTQQQLEASKARFRSIVLNSPTPTVLFVGRDMVIDTVNMPMLQIWGKDESVMGQSLYQAVPELASQPLLEQLQRVYDRGEAYKNTKGKAKVVVDEQWQQSWFNFSYNPVYTEEGTIFGFIHTATDVTREVLALQQLQRSEVRFRSLIEEAPVATCLLVGREFKIEVANEFISAIFSGQKELIGQPLVDALPELRNQPLLAILGKVFDTGETYSTQGARADFFVDGAPRTNYVDCTAKPLFNEQGEVYAILVMATDVTKQVLAQQVIQRSEEQKTFLLQLTDQLRSLTSPSEVYYQAACLLGPYLGVDRIGYAQEKNDRQSVLIMPNYTNGVDDWQGEQSFADYGPLLAGFDDNRIIVRPDVANDPTLGEQQKEAHRLRQLGSTLNKPLVLKDGSVTILFIHYRQARYWTADELMLVDDVSARLVIAVERAKAEQALRESELKYRLLSEQLEQRVSDRTQELVQANQDLKRSNDNLQQFAYVASHDLQEPLRKIQSFSSLLSGQLEGPSNETAQSHLLRISSAGARMSTLIKDLLAYSRISTRQQVFGPVSLTGIITEVLSLLDWQIEQSDAQIKVDEMPVIKGDETQLTQLFQNLLANALKFVAPGKKPQVHVQYFLCPQKELPAVVQPSIQTSHYHQINVIDQGVGFDIKYLDRIFQVFQRLHSMSEFSGTGVGLAICQRVVENHGGGITASSEPGQGSTFSVYLPV
- a CDS encoding response regulator; translation: MEKTGPIIFIDDDEDDQVYFKPILEQLAPNNPILFFDNGQSAIDYLRTSDQRPFLIISEVSMKVMSGLELRRQIEEDPELRKRAIPFIFFTHPVYRHLVEEAYELTIQGFFEKQSNIEQLRSQLQSIVSYWSNCLHPNRFTSKDIY
- a CDS encoding sensor histidine kinase encodes the protein MPAILDILEQQLRGIKPQLDLAAAAQSHGLHRWQKSHHLPDLLREFHHLSMSLFEELRLFRQLFPNTDPDTILLIQQHIMVFINQTVGESITKLDELQRLEAANRATSLQKALQEMEELSRQRTELLRTSSHDLRSGLGLISGAAQVLNMDELTEEERKRFTEMLNRNLSNVQSSLTDLIDLARLEAGQEPLKIEEFDAAQLLTELVSTAQDMAKERGIILRADGPANLQVKTDREKVYRIAQNLVINALKYTLSTPERLAIVSVSWSTENDWRWVFSVHDSGPGLPAGLMELFHQQLKPTVEETSVLSLDEGQPVSAKPNLEHTIETLPLGKGEGIGLQITKRLCDLLNASMEIESIPERGTLIRIRLLTQFPD
- a CDS encoding DNA-3-methyladenine glycosylase I, with amino-acid sequence MSYCSAIESMSAEKKALHKAYHDHLYGFPIDDDNELFGRLILEINQAGLSWETILKKEAGFRKAYDNFDIATVAAYSEEDRARLMADAGIIRNRLKINAAIDNAITIQRLQHEYGSFKNWLDFQHPRTKEEWVKLFKKTFRFTGGEIVNEFLQSTGYLPGAHELICAIYSKVLEAKPRWSQY
- a CDS encoding HPF/RaiA family ribosome-associated protein, whose protein sequence is MESTVDTIKIDLQTVGFDSSPQLAEQVKSELNRLLRFRKDIVAADFYLSEDGSNPQTNKLVRWRLGVPGNDLFAEARTASWSSSLREAGEKLRRQFVD
- a CDS encoding AI-2E family transporter — protein: MDKYSSPSDNGLFGQRVSIAVGITILFAALVSLFIVSFDVFLLLIAALLVALPLRAAARKLHETIGLKEGLSLILVILGVLALLSGMVWLLAARISEQIVQFKQQAPQALEAVRNQLESSSLGQQLLSNIPSVEEIQQNSAKLMAQASGILSGTFGALSNIYVVLFMAAFIVVDPKLYRDGIILLVPKAGRKRTAEILDTLNHTLVSWLLGQLFSMAVVGILTAIGLWALGVRLAGVLALFAGLISFIPNLGPIIALFPALLLASLDGMDQVLYVLILYLSVQTIESSVATPLVQKKMINMPPALVFGSQLVIGAFGGLLGLTLATPIMAMIMVIVKMVYVQDILDDDSVQVAP
- a CDS encoding DUF3784 domain-containing protein → MLIVACVLSIIFGSLGFIVTKSNAQYILAGYNTMSEQDRQAVSIDAYLKFFKRFHLTLALSLLGGVWLLSLKNNNWASLFMTVYPLVAYLYFLIRGTSFYQGPTQQKVGSYLTVGLLVLVIVVLIISSLKDLKSSELILNRQTLEIAGSYGFVLNRHDVYKQKLVNQLPPIAYKANGFAAGDYAKGRFKTKDGRAVWLFVNKQASPFLLITSAKGDIYYNHDKTSVRVLSQQLARWLEAQ